Part of the Calditrichota bacterium genome, TCGTGGTGGACGCAGCGCTGCTTGGCGAGGCAGACTTGGTGAGCCACATGGACTATCTTGTGGTGGTTTACGCGCCGCTCAAAGAACGCGTGGAGCGCATTCGCCGGCGCAACGGCCTGGGCGAGGAAGAGGTGCGCGCGCGCATAGCCGCGCAGATGCCGTTGGAGGAGAAAGTGCGACTGGCCGATTACGTCGTCGAAAACACCGGCTCGCTCTTTGCCCTGCGCGCACAGGTCCGCGCCCTCTATTCCTGGCTGCAGGCCCGCCTACGGGAAAGGGGTCGTAACGTCTGAACAGGGCCCGCCACAGTAGCCGGAGATTGCCAAGAGGAGGATCATTCTCCGTTAGGGGGCGCAATGAGGGGAAAGCCGGCGGTTCCTTGTTGCGTGGCATTTGCCATAGGGGTAGCGGTGTCCCGCTACTTGCTGCAGGATTGCGTCTCTGCCCAAACGGCGTGGGCAGCGCTGGGGTGCTGCCTGGTGGCAGTGGGGATTGCCGCCCTACTGGTGCGCCGGGTTGAGGTCACCGGCGCCCTGTTGGTCTTCAGCATGATGGTGGCTGGAGCGCTCCGCTATTTGCTCGCAGCGGGGGTAACCGATGACCCTAAGCACATTATCCACTTCACTGGTCTACCGTTTCCCGTGCGTCTGCGCGGTATGGTCGCTTCTGCGCCAGACCAGCGCGAGGGGCGTGTACTGGTGACGCTGCAAGCGAGCACACTTGTGGTCTTGGGCGGCGAGGTGCCAGCGCACGGCAAGGTACTCCTCTCCGTGCAGGGCGGGCCAAGCCCCCTCCGCTACGGCGACTCCCTGGAGGTTGAGGGCACGCTGCGCCTGCCCCGGAACAGACGCAACCCTGGCGAGTTTGACTACCGCGAATACCTGCGGGCGCGCGGCGTACATGCGGTTCTTGCCTGCAGGGATGCCAAGAACATTCGCTACCTGAGCGGAGGGCACGGCGCGTGGCTTCTGCGCAAAGTGGTCTACCCGGTACGCGAGCACATGACCTCCGTGGTGGATCGTTCTCTGGCGGGCGATGAGGCGGCCTTTCTCAAAGGTTTGCTCGTCGGCGAAAGGGGAGAGATTAGGCCTGAGGTACGTCAGGCCTTTGCCAACACCGGCGTCGTGCACGTGCTGGCGGTGAGCGGGTTGCACGTGGGATATGTGGTGCTCATTGCCGCGTCGATCTGCGGGGTGCTCCGCCTACCGGCGGGCGGGAGGCTGCTTGCCATTTGCGCAGTGCTGGCCCTGTATGTGCTGGTCACTGAGGCCCGTCCCCCGGTCGTGCGAGCCTCCATCATGGCGGTGTTGCTCCTCAGCGGCACGGCCTTTCGACGGGTGGGCAATGTCTGGAACTCGCTGGCAGTCGCAGGACTGGTGGTGCTGCTCATCAACCCCTTCGAGCTCTTCCAAGCGGGCTGCCAACTGTCGTTTGCTGCAGTGGGCTCTATTCTCGGCCTCTATCGCTGGCTGCAGCGTGCCTTTCGCGGCCTGTTGCTGAGCGCGGTGGAGAAGGACAGCTTTTGGGGAACCTCAGTGCTCCCTCTGTTCTTTGTCTCATTGGCCGCACAGCTTGGCACTCTCCCGTTGACTGCCTACTATTTCGGGCGTGTGCCGCTGTTGTCCATCGTCGCCAATCTGCTGGTGGTGCCTACGGTGGGTGTCATCGTGCCGTTGGGCTACACCACGGCACTGCTCGCTCCGCTGTGCTGGCCACTGGCGAAGTTCTACGCCGCGACCAATTGGCTTTTGCTCAGGTGCCTGATCCACGGCGTCGAGTGGGTGGGGAGTCTGCCGTTTGCCTATGTTGCCTATCCCAGGCCGCGGCTCATGCACGCAGTGGCTTACTACGGTCTGCTGGTTTGTTTTCTGCACGTGCGCGAAGCCCGCTGGCGAGCGCGCACCTTGATTTTCGTCCTCGCCTTGGCGTGCCTCGCCGTGTGGGCGGATGCCTGGAGGCCACGCGGAAGACTTGAGGTCACTCTGCTCGACGTGGGACAGGGCGATGCGGTATTTCTCCGCTTCCCCAACGGCAAATGCCTGTTGGTGGACGCCGGCCCGGCAGACTCAACCTACGACGCTGGCCGGCAGGTGGTGGAACCGTTCCTGCGCCATGAGGGCGTGCGTCGGCTGGACGGCATCGTGGTCACGCACCCGCACAGTGACCACTATGGAGGTGTCGCGCACCTGCTGCGCCAATTCCCCGTGGGACTGCTCTTTGAGCCTGGCCAGGAGCAACAGGAGCCTTTGTACCAGGAGCTTCTCAGAGTGGCCGACAGTGTCGGGGTCCGGCGGCAGATCATACGGGCCGGTGACGAACTGACCGGGTGGGAGCCGGCGCAGATCTTCGTGCTTCACCCTTCTGAGGCCTTTGTGCGGAATAGCGGGCCAGCGCCGTTCGGCCTCAACAACTGCTCTCTGGTGCTGCTGGTGACGTTTGGAAAGACACGCCTGCTGCTGACCGGAGATGCGGAAACGCCGGCCGAAGAGGCCATGTTGCGCTTTGGCCCGCTGCTGAGGAGTCAGGTCCTCAAAGTGGCCCACCACGGAAGCGGAGGGGCCTCGGGGGAGCGGTTCCTTGCAGCGGTGGCGCCGGAGCTTGCCCTCATCTCGGTGGGGGCACGGAACCCGCATCATCACCCCTCCCCTGCCACGCTGGCGCGCATCAAGAAGCAGGGGGCCCACATTTGGCGAACGGACCATTACGCGGCCGCCGTCTTGCGCAGCGACGCTCAGCATTGGGAGCTTGTC contains:
- a CDS encoding DNA internalization-related competence protein ComEC/Rec2, with the translated sequence MRGKPAVPCCVAFAIGVAVSRYLLQDCVSAQTAWAALGCCLVAVGIAALLVRRVEVTGALLVFSMMVAGALRYLLAAGVTDDPKHIIHFTGLPFPVRLRGMVASAPDQREGRVLVTLQASTLVVLGGEVPAHGKVLLSVQGGPSPLRYGDSLEVEGTLRLPRNRRNPGEFDYREYLRARGVHAVLACRDAKNIRYLSGGHGAWLLRKVVYPVREHMTSVVDRSLAGDEAAFLKGLLVGERGEIRPEVRQAFANTGVVHVLAVSGLHVGYVVLIAASICGVLRLPAGGRLLAICAVLALYVLVTEARPPVVRASIMAVLLLSGTAFRRVGNVWNSLAVAGLVVLLINPFELFQAGCQLSFAAVGSILGLYRWLQRAFRGLLLSAVEKDSFWGTSVLPLFFVSLAAQLGTLPLTAYYFGRVPLLSIVANLLVVPTVGVIVPLGYTTALLAPLCWPLAKFYAATNWLLLRCLIHGVEWVGSLPFAYVAYPRPRLMHAVAYYGLLVCFLHVREARWRARTLIFVLALACLAVWADAWRPRGRLEVTLLDVGQGDAVFLRFPNGKCLLVDAGPADSTYDAGRQVVEPFLRHEGVRRLDGIVVTHPHSDHYGGVAHLLRQFPVGLLFEPGQEQQEPLYQELLRVADSVGVRRQIIRAGDELTGWEPAQIFVLHPSEAFVRNSGPAPFGLNNCSLVLLVTFGKTRLLLTGDAETPAEEAMLRFGPLLRSQVLKVAHHGSGGASGERFLAAVAPELALISVGARNPHHHPSPATLARIKKQGAHIWRTDHYAAAVLRSDAQHWELVRWRRKLPPLPELLAW